The proteins below come from a single uncultured Carboxylicivirga sp. genomic window:
- a CDS encoding ATP-binding protein has protein sequence MQKLRILFAEDVSTDREMVERLLIQNDIEFVSECTDNETDFTNLLKNFEPSIILSDYRMPTFDGMKALKIVQAINPQLPFIILTGSMNEDIAVECMKNGADDYVIKQNLKRLIPSIKSAIEKKRLQKAEEQSIIQLRKSELKYRLLIENTPDGVFLATSKKFTYVNEKFREIFEYTLSDLNNLDITLSSLVTPSYRDLLEKKDIDLKNDNQRMEVIFVDIISKNGNIKFCEFTFIAYKHEGTMLYQGIVKDLSLQNKLLLRNSMLSLAIEQSPVGVLITDEVGTITYTNRAFLQQRACEYDDLIGSKLEILNPIYKDDDYVKNIWTTVTSGNTWRGEIINHKKDGESLPENVSISPVYNSKNELIHTVAIMEDVSEFKKAIAELEIAKNKAEESDRLKSAFLANVSHEIRTPMNAILGFTNLLMIPEIAKEKLAEYIEIIQNSGQRMISTINDIIDISRIESGNVFIKKKETNINDLIIELYSLHKSLSDKKNISFEISIPDNEIELIFTDPAKLHGILNNLISNAIKFTTKGFVKITYNKFDDHLLFTVEDSGIGIPHQLYEVIFNRFVQGELGHTKTFEGSGLGLSIAKSYAKILEGKLWFESEPGVGTKFFFSLPIPNKSNKLIPEIGIKSKTDISQN, from the coding sequence ATGCAAAAACTACGTATATTATTCGCCGAAGATGTTTCAACCGACAGAGAAATGGTTGAAAGATTATTGATACAAAATGATATTGAATTCGTATCGGAATGTACCGATAACGAAACTGACTTTACTAATTTACTTAAGAATTTTGAGCCTTCTATTATTTTGTCGGATTACCGAATGCCCACATTTGATGGAATGAAAGCATTAAAGATTGTACAAGCTATAAATCCTCAATTACCCTTTATTATCCTAACAGGATCTATGAATGAAGACATTGCTGTTGAATGCATGAAAAATGGTGCAGATGATTACGTTATCAAACAAAACCTTAAGCGCTTAATCCCATCTATTAAATCAGCCATTGAAAAAAAACGACTTCAAAAAGCTGAAGAACAATCAATAATTCAACTACGTAAAAGTGAATTAAAATACAGGCTTTTAATTGAAAACACCCCAGATGGCGTTTTTTTAGCCACCAGCAAAAAATTCACCTATGTAAATGAAAAGTTTCGTGAGATTTTTGAATATACTCTTAGTGATTTAAACAATCTTGACATTACGCTATCTTCACTTGTAACTCCATCATATCGAGATTTATTAGAAAAAAAAGATATTGATCTGAAAAACGATAATCAGCGAATGGAAGTGATATTTGTTGATATCATATCCAAAAATGGGAACATTAAATTCTGCGAATTTACATTTATTGCATATAAGCATGAAGGGACGATGCTTTATCAAGGAATTGTTAAAGATTTAAGTTTACAAAACAAGTTGCTTCTGCGCAATTCCATGCTTTCATTGGCAATAGAACAGAGTCCGGTTGGTGTATTAATTACTGATGAAGTAGGCACAATAACCTATACTAACAGAGCATTTTTGCAACAACGAGCCTGCGAATATGACGATTTAATTGGCAGTAAACTCGAAATATTAAATCCCATTTATAAGGACGATGATTACGTAAAAAACATTTGGACAACAGTTACTTCAGGAAACACATGGAGAGGTGAAATAATCAATCACAAGAAAGATGGAGAATCATTGCCTGAAAATGTTAGCATAAGTCCGGTGTACAATTCTAAAAATGAGCTGATCCATACTGTTGCCATTATGGAAGATGTTTCGGAATTTAAAAAAGCCATAGCTGAACTTGAAATAGCTAAAAACAAAGCCGAAGAAAGCGACCGATTAAAATCAGCTTTTTTAGCAAACGTTAGTCACGAAATCCGTACTCCAATGAATGCCATTCTTGGTTTTACGAACCTACTTATGATACCTGAAATTGCAAAAGAAAAATTAGCCGAGTATATCGAAATCATTCAAAATAGCGGGCAGCGAATGATTAGTACCATTAACGATATTATTGATATTTCGAGAATTGAGTCGGGTAATGTTTTTATCAAAAAGAAAGAAACAAACATTAACGATTTAATTATAGAACTTTATAGTCTACACAAATCATTAAGTGACAAGAAAAATATATCGTTTGAAATATCAATACCCGATAACGAAATTGAGCTAATTTTTACCGATCCGGCAAAACTACATGGCATACTTAACAATCTTATTAGTAATGCTATCAAATTCACAACAAAAGGATTTGTAAAAATAACATACAACAAGTTTGATGATCATTTACTATTTACCGTTGAAGATAGCGGAATCGGCATTCCTCATCAGTTGTACGAAGTAATTTTCAACCGTTTTGTTCAGGGTGAACTAGGACATACAAAAACCTTCGAGGGTTCAGGTTTGGGATTATCAATTGCCAAGTCTTATGCTAAAATTTTAGAAGGTAAACTCTGGTTCGAGTCTGAGCCTGGTGTTGGTACTAAATTTTTCTTTTCGTTACCTATACCTAATAAAAGCAACAAGTTAATACCAGAAATTGGTATTAAATCTAAAACAGATATTTCGCAGAATTAA
- a CDS encoding pyridoxal phosphate-dependent aminotransferase: MSIDERLANTNFPLPAIRQVNMAKHATGISLGLGELKGFEVDGKIKQAMAESWEKSAVCYTQNAGLPQLRQVVAERQQKVDGFAYSSDHVIITIGVQNAVYSSVKTLAKLGAKRVLIPSIHFGIYKKIPAEFGLEVLTYPLKEDFGIDFMALESMLKKDDVMILNSPSNPTGRVYSSEELKELSELLNNKLTEGYLISDEIYGQLVYEGEGFTSFSKYFNRTIVVDGISKSGAVAGLRVGWVITQNEKLAKAITSNNATVISTPPTPNQWAAIPVVNGETRLTIQHYNEVLLENRNKVVAFLKKMKIPFNAPRGSFYIFPKVSGILGDQVKEFCIQTAGQEKSVVVIPGEAFGAPEYLRISLASFELEEGLMRLEKALKEWK; this comes from the coding sequence ATGAGCATCGACGAGCGTTTGGCAAACACAAATTTTCCATTGCCCGCCATCAGGCAAGTTAATATGGCAAAACATGCAACGGGCATTAGTTTAGGATTAGGTGAACTAAAAGGTTTTGAAGTTGACGGTAAAATTAAACAAGCAATGGCAGAAAGCTGGGAAAAGAGTGCTGTCTGTTATACTCAAAATGCAGGTTTACCTCAATTACGTCAAGTTGTTGCCGAACGTCAGCAAAAGGTTGATGGGTTTGCTTATAGTTCCGATCATGTTATTATTACCATTGGAGTTCAGAATGCTGTTTATTCAAGCGTTAAAACACTGGCTAAGCTAGGAGCTAAGCGCGTTTTAATACCATCAATCCATTTTGGTATTTATAAGAAGATTCCTGCTGAATTTGGTTTAGAAGTTCTTACTTATCCCCTTAAAGAAGATTTTGGTATAGATTTTATGGCATTAGAATCTATGCTAAAAAAGGATGATGTGATGATTCTGAATTCACCATCTAATCCAACAGGTAGAGTTTATTCTTCTGAGGAGTTGAAGGAATTATCTGAATTATTAAATAATAAACTTACTGAAGGTTATTTGATATCTGACGAAATCTATGGCCAATTGGTTTATGAAGGCGAGGGATTTACTTCGTTTTCAAAATATTTCAACCGAACAATCGTAGTTGATGGAATCTCTAAAAGTGGTGCTGTGGCTGGTTTGCGAGTAGGTTGGGTGATTACACAAAATGAAAAATTGGCCAAAGCCATCACCTCCAACAATGCAACCGTGATAAGTACGCCACCAACACCTAATCAATGGGCGGCAATTCCTGTTGTTAATGGAGAAACCCGATTGACGATACAACATTATAACGAGGTGTTATTGGAGAATAGAAACAAAGTTGTGGCTTTTCTTAAGAAGATGAAAATTCCTTTTAACGCCCCTCGTGGTAGTTTTTACATTTTTCCCAAAGTGTCAGGAATATTAGGAGACCAAGTGAAAGAGTTTTGTATTCAAACAGCTGGTCAGGAAAAAAGTGTTGTAGTAATTCCTGGGGAAGCTTTTGGAGCTCCCGAATATTTGAGAATTTCGTTAGCTTCGTTTGAACTGGAAGAAGGATTGATGCGATTGGAAAAGGCTTTGAAAGAGTGGAAATAA
- a CDS encoding MaoC family dehydratase yields the protein MSKVIIKSFDELEKLIGSELGISDYHQFTQEQINLFADATLDHQWIHVDEEKAKDGPFGSTIAHGYLTVSILPHLWNQIVDVQNLKMQVNYGIEKLKFNAPVKVNDKVRLHASVVDAKNLRGVTKATIGIKLEIEGSRKPAYEGEIVFLYHFNA from the coding sequence ATGAGTAAAGTAATCATCAAAAGTTTCGATGAACTGGAAAAACTAATTGGCAGCGAACTTGGAATTTCCGACTACCACCAATTTACACAAGAACAAATTAACCTCTTTGCTGATGCAACATTAGATCATCAATGGATTCATGTTGACGAAGAAAAAGCAAAAGACGGACCTTTTGGATCAACTATCGCACACGGATATTTGACTGTTTCAATCCTTCCACACCTTTGGAATCAGATTGTTGATGTTCAAAACTTAAAAATGCAGGTTAACTACGGTATTGAAAAATTAAAATTCAATGCTCCTGTAAAAGTAAACGACAAAGTTCGTTTACATGCTTCTGTAGTTGATGCCAAAAACCTGCGTGGCGTAACCAAAGCTACTATTGGTATTAAATTGGAAATTGAAGGAAGCCGTAAACCTGCCTACGAAGGTGAAATTGTTTTCTTATACCATTTCAACGCTTAA
- a CDS encoding DUF423 domain-containing protein: MKIMMDNMKRLALILASVYGGLSVVLGALGAHALRSILPTDKLQSFETGVRYMLIHAVVLLVIGFVFKFKTRLQKGMAMCFIIGTFLFSFSIFLLSMASAFKWQLSFLGPITPLGGLFMITGWILLLLTIIKQLPKS; this comes from the coding sequence ATGAAAATAATGATGGATAATATGAAGAGACTTGCTTTAATTTTAGCCTCTGTTTATGGAGGATTGTCAGTTGTTTTAGGGGCTTTAGGAGCCCATGCTCTAAGAAGTATTTTGCCTACAGATAAATTACAAAGCTTTGAAACAGGTGTTCGTTATATGCTTATACATGCTGTGGTTTTATTGGTTATTGGTTTTGTTTTTAAATTTAAAACCCGATTGCAAAAAGGCATGGCCATGTGTTTTATAATTGGTACTTTCTTGTTTTCGTTTAGTATCTTTTTACTTAGTATGGCAAGTGCATTCAAATGGCAACTAAGTTTTCTTGGTCCTATTACGCCATTGGGTGGATTATTTATGATTACAGGATGGATACTTCTTCTGTTAACGATAATTAAGCAGTTGCCTAAATCTTAA
- a CDS encoding YiiX/YebB-like N1pC/P60 family cysteine hydrolase, with product MRTLTVLMIVVLAACQPEAEIKSGDILFRGKSEGSLSSAIDEVTQTYPNFHFTHMGVVQVKNGEVMVWHATPDKGVVCEALQAFSSENGEDSVVIGHFRIKNISEQSIESALKLAKQYKGQPYDYTYIMESRGFYCSEFVYALFEKDSVFTLDPMTFKNPKTGAFHQGWIDHYQKMGIEIPEGKPGCNPNGMAASDKLEFLGYLSN from the coding sequence ATGAGGACTCTAACTGTTCTGATGATTGTTGTTTTAGCTGCGTGTCAGCCTGAAGCAGAAATTAAAAGTGGAGATATTCTTTTTAGAGGGAAAAGTGAGGGGAGTCTATCGTCGGCAATTGATGAAGTAACTCAAACCTACCCCAATTTTCATTTTACCCACATGGGTGTTGTTCAAGTAAAGAATGGTGAAGTAATGGTATGGCATGCTACACCTGATAAGGGAGTTGTTTGTGAAGCATTGCAAGCATTTAGTTCCGAAAATGGAGAAGATTCTGTTGTGATTGGTCATTTCAGGATTAAAAATATTTCGGAACAATCCATCGAATCTGCCTTGAAACTTGCCAAGCAGTACAAAGGGCAACCCTACGATTATACATACATTATGGAAAGCAGAGGATTCTATTGTTCTGAATTTGTGTATGCATTATTTGAGAAGGATAGTGTTTTTACACTTGATCCGATGACTTTTAAAAATCCAAAAACGGGAGCGTTTCATCAAGGTTGGATTGACCATTATCAGAAAATGGGAATTGAAATTCCGGAAGGAAAACCGGGATGTAACCCCAATGGGATGGCAGCTTCAGATAAACTCGAATTTTTAGGATATTTATCAAACTAG
- a CDS encoding response regulator: MADSNSINFLLVEDNPTDAEMTIRSFKKHNLVNEIFHVTNGEDALDFVYTRGKYANINTSNLKLILLDLKLPKIGGLEILKIIKSDPNKKDLPIVVLTSSAEEKDVIESYRLNVNSYIVKPVDFEQFVTAIRDIGYYWLFLNKSMQ; this comes from the coding sequence ATGGCAGATTCAAACTCAATAAATTTCCTACTAGTTGAAGATAACCCGACTGATGCAGAAATGACAATTCGTTCATTTAAAAAGCACAATCTGGTTAATGAGATATTCCATGTCACCAATGGTGAAGACGCTCTTGATTTCGTATACACACGCGGAAAATATGCAAATATTAATACTTCTAACCTAAAACTGATATTGCTTGATTTAAAATTGCCCAAAATAGGAGGTCTTGAAATTCTAAAAATCATCAAAAGTGATCCCAACAAGAAAGATTTACCTATAGTGGTACTAACCTCCTCTGCTGAAGAAAAAGATGTAATTGAAAGCTATCGACTTAATGTTAATAGCTACATCGTTAAACCAGTTGATTTCGAACAATTTGTAACTGCTATCCGCGACATTGGCTATTACTGGCTCTTTTTAAACAAATCAATGCAATAG
- a CDS encoding PAS domain S-box protein, translated as MYKSKSHNILFISIISLLIVLAILICSILYTTATLEKEKRTHYYSYKLAEELKHSSDNLTRYCRVYVLTGDSIWENRYWNVLAIRNGVKPWPNGRLISIQDSLQNLGITGYELNLLIKAEKKSNDLVNTEKTAFNAMKGIFADSAGVFSNFSEPDTAFAQQIMFDKKYHLDKENIMQPIGVFFEMLDNRIQRQESKLNKTKNTLLYFIILTIIIIASLSLYGIFILRKQLIRQLLELKTLNNRLDQKIKNRTTLLENKLKELKEVNKELEVTEERYRFLTNSTFEGIVVHKEGILIDCNNSFIEKVGYSKEELIGMNLIKKAIHKDDIEIIYEKIKNRVNAPFLARVIRKDGSLFWCEMESKEVVRHNETVRIVAARDVTDKINLQKKLKENEQKLENLLDNLPGMAYTSINNKDWDLTYLSSGCYDLLEYSPDEFINNPNLCFNDLIIHKDQQYVWSTVQKALENHTPFELEYRIKTKSGAIKWVWEKGKQVTIDGQNFLEGFISDITDKKDISEKLQEINYNLKWAQKTGKIGTWYANLNTNAFWGSEQTISMYGFTNGKPVTADMVQMVHLPEYRERLNNALQNLIYGLAPYEETFKLRNQTTGEIIDVYSIAQYFSETNEIKGIIQDISKIKKAEEDIHKFKTIADKSLYGSVITNLDTTIIYVNEYFAHTHGYEPHELIGKTITAFHSDDQLIKVQKILERTIKKGKIKAFELNHIKKDGTEFPMLMSAATIPDELGNPLFLGATAFDLSEIKEAQNALKKSESKYKALFDGINDAIFVLTIENNSFGRFIEVNDVACKRYGYTRKELLSMTPQDISRISKTDTKDGETAIKAILENKMYLLETVHFKKDGTELPVEISLRLFQIEKQPVVITLVRDITERKNAAEKIHQMAQNFTNIFNESTDSLMILDYDAKLIEINKTFVERNGYSRDEIIGKSINLIDPTINNEALMGMLNKMTKKNNILTFESIHKTKSGRVYPVEINSKLMTYYDKNVVLTTARDITERVNNLKVIKENEAKFRSFFENKGIATIIINKQGLIRLCNEQFCHMSGYNLKEIQNKIFLKNLIKSDDQQKLIDLLSLDKLIHQSLSKSIELSFICKDKNHKYILLNHSHLPNGEQSIITLHDITTRKINERLNSVQLKLIDLSLHQNISNLLINFLNEAEAITNSLIGFYHFVDEDQEQILLQQWSSNTLKDYCKTIPTSKHYPISKAGIWADCIKIRKPVIHNNYKTEKNKKGLPSGHAQVIREIVVPVIRGNKIKAILGVGNKPTNYTEADMKILQQMADLAWEIIDRKNAEIQLNEYKEHLEHLVKQRTADLEASNKEMEAFTYSVSHDLRAPLRAINGYSGFLKEDYDAVLDDEGKRYLNVIQENSIKMNQLISDLLKLSRTSRTELEMIKIDMKAIAWSMFMEVASKKEQDEFELIVKEIPDIEGDPTSIKQLWTNLIGNAIKYSSKSQNKKIEIGCSTRDHNQATYYIKDYGCGFKPEYQHKIFEIFQRLHSESEYTGTGVGLAIVKRIIDKHNGSIRAESMPNKGTTFYFTLPTHLKN; from the coding sequence GTGTATAAATCAAAATCTCATAATATATTATTCATCTCCATAATTAGTTTATTAATAGTTTTGGCCATACTTATATGCTCTATATTATACACTACAGCAACTTTAGAGAAGGAAAAAAGAACCCACTATTATTCGTATAAACTAGCTGAAGAGCTAAAACATAGCTCTGATAATTTAACGCGTTATTGCAGAGTTTACGTACTTACAGGAGATTCTATTTGGGAGAATCGTTACTGGAATGTTTTGGCAATAAGAAATGGTGTTAAACCATGGCCAAATGGTAGATTAATCTCAATACAAGATAGTTTACAAAATTTGGGAATTACAGGATATGAACTAAATCTTCTTATTAAAGCCGAAAAAAAATCAAATGATTTAGTGAATACCGAAAAAACAGCCTTTAACGCAATGAAAGGTATTTTTGCTGATTCGGCAGGAGTTTTTTCGAATTTTAGTGAACCCGATACCGCTTTTGCTCAACAAATAATGTTTGATAAAAAATATCACCTCGATAAGGAAAATATAATGCAACCAATTGGTGTATTTTTCGAGATGCTGGATAATAGAATACAACGGCAAGAATCAAAATTAAACAAAACAAAAAACACACTACTTTATTTTATAATTCTGACAATCATCATTATTGCCTCTCTATCATTATACGGAATATTTATTCTTCGCAAACAATTAATTAGACAGCTATTAGAATTAAAAACGTTAAACAATAGGCTTGATCAGAAAATAAAGAATAGAACTACACTTCTTGAAAACAAATTAAAAGAGTTGAAAGAAGTTAACAAAGAACTAGAGGTAACAGAAGAACGATACCGATTTTTAACTAATTCAACCTTTGAAGGAATAGTTGTACATAAAGAGGGTATACTAATCGATTGTAATAACTCATTTATTGAAAAAGTTGGCTATTCCAAAGAAGAATTAATTGGTATGAATCTGATTAAAAAGGCAATTCATAAAGACGATATTGAAATTATTTATGAAAAAATTAAAAACCGCGTAAATGCGCCTTTCCTTGCTAGAGTAATTCGAAAAGATGGAAGTTTATTTTGGTGCGAAATGGAATCAAAAGAAGTTGTACGCCATAACGAAACTGTTCGTATTGTAGCTGCACGAGACGTAACAGACAAAATCAATCTTCAAAAGAAACTAAAAGAAAACGAGCAAAAGCTGGAAAATTTACTCGATAACTTACCAGGTATGGCCTATACGAGTATCAACAATAAAGATTGGGATTTAACATACCTTAGTTCTGGCTGTTACGATCTATTAGAATATTCGCCGGATGAGTTTATTAACAACCCTAACTTATGTTTTAATGATTTAATTATTCATAAAGATCAGCAATATGTATGGTCAACAGTACAAAAAGCACTTGAAAATCATACTCCATTTGAATTAGAATACCGAATTAAAACAAAATCAGGTGCTATTAAATGGGTTTGGGAAAAAGGGAAACAAGTAACAATTGATGGACAAAATTTCTTAGAAGGATTCATAAGCGACATCACTGATAAAAAAGACATTAGTGAGAAACTACAAGAAATCAACTATAATTTAAAATGGGCACAAAAAACAGGAAAAATAGGAACATGGTATGCTAATTTAAATACCAATGCTTTTTGGGGATCAGAGCAAACCATCAGCATGTATGGATTTACCAATGGTAAACCTGTAACAGCAGATATGGTTCAAATGGTTCATTTGCCAGAATATCGAGAACGGTTAAATAACGCATTACAAAATTTAATTTATGGCCTAGCTCCGTATGAAGAAACCTTCAAATTAAGAAATCAGACAACCGGAGAGATAATTGATGTGTATTCCATAGCTCAATATTTCTCTGAAACCAACGAAATAAAAGGTATCATACAAGACATTTCAAAGATAAAGAAAGCTGAAGAAGATATACATAAATTTAAAACTATAGCCGACAAATCGTTATATGGCAGTGTTATAACCAATCTGGATACAACTATTATTTATGTAAATGAATACTTTGCCCATACTCACGGTTATGAACCTCACGAATTAATAGGTAAAACAATAACAGCTTTTCACTCTGATGATCAATTAATAAAAGTTCAAAAAATTTTAGAACGTACAATAAAGAAAGGCAAAATAAAAGCTTTTGAGTTAAACCATATTAAAAAAGATGGCACTGAGTTTCCAATGCTAATGAGTGCTGCCACAATTCCAGATGAATTAGGGAATCCATTATTTTTAGGAGCAACAGCTTTTGACCTTTCAGAAATAAAAGAAGCTCAGAATGCTTTAAAAAAATCAGAATCAAAATACAAAGCTCTTTTTGACGGAATTAATGATGCAATTTTCGTTCTTACAATTGAAAACAATAGTTTCGGACGATTTATTGAAGTAAATGATGTTGCCTGCAAACGATACGGATATACAAGAAAGGAACTACTTAGTATGACCCCACAAGATATAAGTAGAATTTCTAAAACCGATACTAAAGATGGAGAAACAGCGATAAAAGCCATACTTGAAAATAAAATGTATTTACTTGAAACTGTCCACTTCAAAAAAGATGGTACAGAATTACCCGTTGAAATTAGTTTGCGCTTATTTCAAATTGAAAAACAACCCGTAGTAATAACACTCGTTCGAGATATAACCGAAAGAAAAAATGCAGCCGAAAAAATTCATCAAATGGCTCAGAATTTTACCAATATATTTAATGAATCAACCGACTCTTTGATGATTTTAGATTATGATGCCAAACTGATTGAAATAAATAAAACATTTGTTGAAAGAAATGGATACTCACGTGATGAAATAATTGGTAAGTCTATTAATCTCATCGATCCGACAATTAACAATGAAGCTCTTATGGGAATGTTAAACAAAATGACAAAAAAGAATAACATTCTAACATTCGAAAGCATTCATAAAACAAAAAGTGGCAGAGTTTACCCCGTTGAGATTAATTCGAAATTAATGACCTACTATGATAAAAATGTAGTATTAACAACCGCTCGTGATATTACAGAACGAGTTAACAATTTGAAAGTAATAAAAGAAAATGAAGCTAAATTCCGTTCTTTTTTCGAAAACAAAGGAATTGCAACCATCATTATCAACAAACAGGGCCTTATTCGACTTTGTAACGAACAATTCTGTCATATGTCGGGATATAATTTAAAGGAAATTCAAAATAAAATATTTCTTAAAAACTTAATAAAGTCAGATGATCAACAAAAGCTAATTGATCTTTTATCATTAGATAAACTAATACATCAAAGTCTATCCAAATCCATTGAACTATCCTTTATTTGTAAAGACAAAAATCATAAATACATATTATTAAATCATTCTCATTTACCAAATGGAGAACAAAGCATTATTACTCTTCATGATATAACTACCCGAAAAATAAATGAGAGATTAAACTCCGTTCAACTTAAATTAATTGACTTAAGTCTTCATCAAAATATATCTAATTTATTAATCAACTTTTTAAACGAAGCCGAAGCAATTACAAACAGTTTAATTGGATTCTATCACTTTGTTGACGAAGATCAGGAACAAATACTATTGCAACAATGGTCGTCTAACACTCTAAAGGATTATTGCAAAACAATTCCTACTTCTAAACATTATCCTATCTCTAAAGCAGGAATTTGGGCTGACTGTATTAAAATCCGAAAGCCTGTGATTCACAATAATTATAAAACTGAAAAAAACAAAAAAGGATTACCTTCTGGCCATGCTCAAGTTATTCGTGAAATAGTTGTTCCTGTTATTCGAGGAAATAAAATAAAAGCGATTTTAGGTGTTGGAAATAAGCCTACAAATTATACTGAGGCTGATATGAAAATTCTTCAACAAATGGCCGATTTAGCCTGGGAAATTATAGATCGTAAAAATGCAGAAATACAACTTAATGAATATAAAGAACACCTTGAACACTTGGTTAAACAGCGAACTGCTGACTTAGAAGCCTCTAATAAAGAAATGGAAGCATTTACTTATTCAGTTTCTCATGATTTAAGAGCCCCTCTGCGAGCAATCAATGGATATTCAGGTTTTTTAAAAGAAGATTATGATGCTGTACTTGATGATGAAGGAAAGCGATATTTAAATGTGATTCAGGAAAATTCAATAAAGATGAATCAGTTAATATCTGATTTATTAAAACTTTCACGAACATCTCGCACCGAACTTGAAATGATTAAAATAGATATGAAAGCAATCGCATGGTCGATGTTTATGGAAGTTGCCTCAAAAAAAGAACAAGACGAATTTGAATTAATAGTTAAAGAAATTCCTGATATTGAAGGTGACCCAACATCGATTAAACAATTATGGACTAACCTTATAGGAAATGCTATTAAATACAGTTCAAAATCACAAAACAAAAAAATAGAGATAGGCTGCTCAACACGAGATCACAACCAAGCTACATACTACATAAAAGATTATGGATGTGGTTTTAAACCTGAATATCAACACAAAATTTTTGAAATTTTTCAACGATTACATTCCGAATCTGAATATACAGGAACCGGAGTAGGACTTGCAATCGTTAAACGTATTATTGATAAACACAACGGATCTATTCGAGCCGAAAGTATGCCAAACAAAGGTACCACGTTTTATTTTACACTACCTACACATCTAAAAAACTAA